A genomic segment from Bradyrhizobium diazoefficiens USDA 110 encodes:
- a CDS encoding SDR family oxidoreductase, with protein sequence MSTALFDLSGHTALVTGSSRGLGRAIAEGMAKAGARLIINGVDPKRVEQAVAEFRAAGYLAEGAAFNVTDEPAIVAAFNDFDKKGIEVDILVNNAGIQHRKPLVEFTTDEWRKVIETDLTSAFVIGREAGKRMIPRKRGKIINIGSLGSELARPTIAPYTAAKGGIKNLTRSMAVEWAQHGIQANAIGPGYMLTDMNEALVNNTDFNNWLMGRIPSKRWGRPDELVGAAIFLASDASTYVNGQIIYVDGGMIAAM encoded by the coding sequence ATGAGCACCGCCCTTTTCGACCTTTCCGGCCACACCGCGCTCGTGACCGGCTCCTCCCGCGGGCTCGGCCGCGCCATCGCCGAGGGCATGGCCAAGGCCGGCGCCAGGCTGATCATCAACGGCGTCGATCCCAAGCGCGTCGAGCAGGCCGTCGCCGAGTTTCGCGCCGCCGGCTACCTGGCCGAAGGCGCAGCCTTCAACGTAACGGACGAGCCGGCGATCGTCGCCGCCTTCAACGACTTCGACAAGAAGGGCATTGAGGTCGACATTCTCGTCAACAATGCCGGCATCCAGCACCGCAAGCCGCTGGTCGAGTTCACCACCGACGAATGGCGCAAGGTGATCGAGACTGACCTGACCAGCGCCTTCGTGATCGGCCGCGAGGCCGGCAAGCGCATGATCCCGCGCAAGCGCGGCAAGATCATCAATATCGGCTCGCTCGGCAGCGAGCTCGCACGTCCCACCATCGCGCCCTACACGGCAGCGAAGGGCGGCATCAAGAACCTGACCCGCTCGATGGCGGTGGAATGGGCCCAGCACGGCATCCAGGCCAATGCGATCGGCCCCGGCTACATGCTGACCGACATGAACGAGGCGCTGGTCAACAACACCGATTTCAACAACTGGCTGATGGGCCGCATCCCCTCCAAGCGCTGGGGCAGACCGGACGAGCTGGTCGGCGCGGCGATCTTCCTGGCGTCGGACGCCTCCACTTACGTCAACGGCCAGATCATCTATGTCGACGGCGGCATGATCGCCGCGATGTGA
- a CDS encoding L-idonate 5-dehydrogenase, whose translation MRAVVIHAPKDLRIDSYPDPAPGPGEVRVKIANGGICGSDLHYYHHGGFGVVRIQQPMALGHEIAGVVAAVGDGVTSVKPGTRVAVNPSKPCGKCLHCQEGMRNQCLDMRFLGSAMRFPHVQGGFREFLTIDATQAVPIADELSLAEAAVAEPLAVCLHAGKQAGPLLGKRVLITGCGPIGALMILVSRFGGASEIVVTDVADAPLAVARKLGATHAINVATHATALDPWRAGKGVFDTLFEASGNQAALRTALDVLRPGATLVQLGLGGEMTLPINSIVAKELQLRGTFRFDPEFELAVRLMGEGLIDVKPLITATMPFENAVAAFELASDRSQSMKVQLSF comes from the coding sequence ATGCGCGCCGTCGTCATTCACGCCCCGAAAGACCTGCGGATCGACAGCTATCCCGATCCGGCACCCGGCCCGGGCGAGGTCCGCGTCAAGATCGCCAATGGCGGCATCTGCGGCTCGGACCTGCATTACTACCATCACGGCGGCTTCGGCGTCGTGCGCATCCAGCAGCCGATGGCGCTGGGCCATGAGATCGCCGGCGTGGTCGCGGCCGTCGGTGACGGCGTGACCAGCGTGAAGCCGGGCACGCGCGTCGCCGTCAATCCGAGCAAGCCGTGCGGCAAGTGCCTGCATTGCCAGGAGGGGATGCGCAACCAATGCCTCGACATGCGCTTCCTCGGCAGCGCGATGCGCTTTCCCCATGTGCAGGGCGGCTTTCGCGAGTTCCTCACGATCGATGCGACGCAGGCCGTACCGATCGCGGATGAGCTGTCGCTGGCCGAGGCCGCGGTCGCCGAGCCGCTCGCGGTTTGCCTGCATGCCGGCAAGCAGGCCGGCCCCCTCCTCGGCAAGCGCGTGCTGATCACCGGCTGCGGCCCGATCGGTGCACTGATGATCCTGGTCTCGCGTTTCGGCGGGGCGTCCGAGATCGTGGTGACCGATGTCGCCGACGCGCCGCTGGCGGTCGCCAGAAAGCTCGGTGCCACCCACGCCATCAACGTCGCGACCCATGCCACCGCGCTCGATCCCTGGCGCGCCGGCAAGGGCGTGTTCGACACGCTGTTCGAGGCTTCCGGCAACCAGGCTGCGCTCCGCACCGCGCTCGACGTGCTCAGGCCCGGCGCCACGCTGGTGCAGCTCGGCCTCGGCGGCGAGATGACGCTGCCGATCAACTCCATCGTCGCCAAGGAATTGCAGCTCCGCGGCACCTTCCGCTTCGATCCCGAGTTCGAGCTCGCGGTGCGGCTGATGGGCGAAGGCCTGATCGACGTCAAGCCGCTGATCACGGCCACCATGCCGTTCGAGAACGCGGTCGCCGCCTTCGAGCTTGCCAGCGACCGTTCGCAGTCGATGAAGGTGCAGCTGTCGTTCTAG
- a CDS encoding DUF3280 domain-containing protein — translation MHLSRLICSAFLLVVLPAAYSPAGAGAAIGVAMDDFSYTDTSAEPANQTAAHERRLSAFMAALRRDISADGRYRPVPSAQDGAAFKVIGGIQKTSTLVQWAKVAVIDVGAKRLVMDKLYTFRGDNDESWERAEIFVSREVMAALSTPAPVALAVFDFELEDTTAASAGASAASDASYLAEVTGSVREALGQSGRYRIVDISGEAVKARALRDCGGCEAAIAQKLGADQSLIGVVRRVSRTEYTLGFQLRDARTGAVLARGDSGLRMGADYSWKRGAVRLVSDRLIESQAKP, via the coding sequence ATGCACCTGTCCCGGTTGATCTGCTCTGCTTTTCTCCTTGTCGTCCTCCCGGCGGCCTATTCGCCAGCCGGTGCCGGGGCGGCCATCGGCGTTGCCATGGACGATTTCAGCTATACCGATACGTCGGCCGAGCCGGCCAACCAGACCGCCGCCCATGAGCGGCGGCTGTCGGCGTTCATGGCCGCGCTCAGGCGCGATATCAGTGCGGACGGCCGCTACCGGCCAGTGCCGTCGGCGCAGGACGGCGCGGCCTTCAAGGTTATCGGCGGCATCCAGAAGACGAGCACGCTGGTGCAATGGGCCAAGGTCGCCGTGATCGACGTCGGCGCGAAGAGGCTCGTGATGGACAAGCTCTACACCTTCCGCGGCGACAATGATGAATCCTGGGAGCGCGCCGAGATTTTTGTCTCCCGCGAGGTGATGGCCGCGCTCAGCACGCCGGCGCCGGTCGCGCTGGCGGTGTTCGATTTCGAGCTCGAGGACACGACCGCAGCTTCGGCGGGCGCCTCGGCCGCTTCGGATGCGTCATACCTGGCCGAGGTCACCGGCAGCGTGCGTGAGGCCCTGGGCCAGTCCGGCCGCTACCGTATCGTCGATATCAGCGGCGAGGCGGTGAAGGCGCGTGCCTTGCGCGACTGTGGCGGCTGCGAGGCCGCGATTGCGCAAAAGCTCGGCGCGGACCAGTCGCTGATCGGCGTGGTGCGGCGGGTCAGCCGCACCGAATACACGCTCGGCTTCCAGCTCCGCGATGCCAGGACCGGGGCGGTGCTGGCGCGCGGTGACAGCGGCCTGCGCATGGGCGCGGACTATTCCTGGAAGCGCGGCGCCGTACGGCTGGTCAGCGACCGGCTGATCGAGAGCCAGGCAAAGCCCTAG